The Salvelinus fontinalis isolate EN_2023a chromosome 31, ASM2944872v1, whole genome shotgun sequence genome has a window encoding:
- the tpk2 gene encoding thiamin pyrophosphokinase 2 isoform X1, which produces MLEIMTTWSEKMLQVLRRMNNFYSPGSSRTTCLRFEVGGEQVGWVSSKVASILSTFPEVFNPPQGGAITLCQNLDSYGRRSEAVDSVLQSLRREGLLTVLKGWRDEKYEVMPRFCDTPLMCMERSATSLFGVKRYGVHINGYCQDEHGELRMWVGRRSMTKQTYPGKLDNLAAGGLAAGISVKNTLIKECEEEACIPKDIAETARPVSTVSYTYEDEEGVFPESQFVFDLELPPEFKPKIGDGEVQDFYLYSMDKVKELLISDDFKPNCAMVVLDFLIRHSYIQPDTGLHQYNQSMTWDNIVIKTRQRLQICR; this is translated from the exons ATGCTCGAAATCATGACTACCTGGTCGGAAAAAATGCTCCAGGTGCTTCGCCGAATGAATAACTTTTATTCGCCAG GCTCCAGTCGAACCACATGCCTTCGGTTTGAGGTGGGAGGAGAGCAAGTTGGGTGGGTGTCTTCCAAAGTGGCGTCCATTTTGAGTACATTTCCAGAGGTCTTCAATCCACCACAAGGTGGCGCTATTACTCTGTGCCAAAATCTTGACTCCtatgggaggaggtcagaggctGTAGATTCTGTTCTTCAGTCACTTAGGAGGGAAGGCTTGTTGACTGTCTTgaaaggatggagagatgag AAGTATGAAGTAATGCCCAGATTCTGCGACACTCCACTAATGTGTATGGAGAGATCTGCCACAA GCCTTTTTGGAGTGAAACGATATGGAGTCCATATTAATGGGTACTGCCAGGATGAACATGGGGAACTCAGGATGTGGGTGGGACGACGATCCATGACCAAGCAGACCTACCCTGGAAAACTGGACAACCTG GCAGCTGGGGGACTAGCAGCAGGTATCAGTGTGAAAAACACCCTGATCAAGGAGTGTGAGGAAGAGGCCTGCATCCCAAAAGATATAGCAGAGACTGCCCGCCCCGTGAGCACAGTGAG CTATACCTATGAGGATGAGGAAGGGGTGTTTCCTGAAAGCCAGTTTGTGTTCGACTTGGAGCTACCTCCTGAGTTCAAGCCTAAGATAGGGGATGGGGAGGTGCAAGATTTCTACCTCTACTCCATGGACAAG GTGAAAGAACTGCTGATCAGTGACGACTTCAAGCCCAACTGTGCCATGGTGGTCCTAGACTTCCTCATCAGACATTCCTACATACAGCCTGACACAGGTTTGCATCagtacaatcaatcaatgacatgGGATAACATAGTTATAAAAACTAGGCAGAGGCTGCAGATCTGtcgttaa
- the LOC129830132 gene encoding properdin-like translates to MVQLLWASLVLLMTVRESVSQEVNCYSSFDSGICDDLWLLGEVTMDDCCLNPHYGYIGADGKCKSCGPPSWSEWTAWGRCSVSCKEGVSQRRRECQGQGKCAQTTIRTEIQKLALETKVCIDSSCCPEQGQWSKWGQWQPCSVTCNKGVRNRVRTCTEPKPTCGGSCDGPSEEKEPCVVDSICPTHGGWSNWDGWQPCSGTCGGENLPRPTQRRNRSCNDPPPSSVPPGDECPGLGSNTRTCDELPFCPVNGNWGPWGPPSSCSITCGVGIQEMLRQCNNPAPKHGGLPCFGSNKDQKICNTKNHCPVDGQWSQWGRWEECKSNRGKIRCRKIGGQQRRQRWCEHTGFDGKTCEGKITDYRACYDIKLCDFDGKWSEWSEWSQCEPPCGEGAKRTRERTCIPDLSKYDETVGFHIKVKAYFDGTPFANCTLLKDPKQSLACMNVPPCDT, encoded by the exons ATGGTGCAGTTGTTGTGGGCTTCATTAGTGTTGCTGATGACAGTAAGGGAATCAG TATCACAGGAGGTGAACTGTTACAGCAGCTTTGATTCTGGAATTTGTGATGATCTCTGGCTACTGGGAGAAGTGACAATGGATGACTGTTGTCTTAACCCTCACTACGGATACATTGGAGCAGACGGAAAATGCAAGTCTTGTGG CCCACCTTCATGGTCTGAATGGACTGCTTGGGGCCGCTGCTCTGTCTCCTGTAAGGAGGGAGTTTCGCAGAGACGACGAGAATGCCAGGGACAGGGAAAATGTGCTCAGACGACTATCCGTACAGAGATTCAGAAACTCGCATTAGAGACCAAAGTCTGCATTGATTCAAGCTGTTGTCCAG AACAAGGCCAATGGAGTAAGTGGGGTCAGTGGCAGCCCTGCTCAGTGACTTGTAATAAGGGCGTAAGAAACAGAGTGAGGACATGCACCGAACCCAAACCTACATGTGGAGGCAGCTGTGACGGTCCAAGTGAAGAGAAGGAACCATGCGTGGTTGATTCCATCTGTCCAA CTCATGGTGGTTGGTCTAACTGGGACGGCTGGCAGCCATGCTCAGGCACTTGTGGTGGGGAGAATTTACCCAGACCTACACAGCGGCGCAACAGATCATGCAACGACCCACCACCGTCCTCAGTGCCTCCTGGTGACGAATGCCCTGGGTTAGGGAGCAACACTAGGACCTGTGATGAGCTTCCTTTCTGTCCTG TGAATGGTAACTGGGGGCCGTGGGGCCCCCCTAGCTCCTGCTCCATTACCTGTGGGGTGGGGATTCAGGAAATGCTCAGACAGTGTAACAACCCAGCCCCTAAACATGGAGGTCTGCCCTGCTTTGGATCCAATAAAGACCAAAAAATCTGCAATACCAAAAACCATTGCCCAG TGGATGGTCAGTGGTCGCAGTGGGGGAGATGGGAAGAATGTAAATCTAATAGAGGAAAAATTCGTTGTCGAAAAATTGGTGGACAGCAAAGACGGCAAAGATGGTGTGAACACACAGGTTTTGATGGGAAGACGTGTGAAGGAAAGATTACAGACTACAGGGCCTGCTATGACATTAAGTTATGTGACT TTGATGGTAAGTGGAGTGAATGGAGTGAGTGGAGTCAGTGTGAGCCCCCCTGTGGAGAAGGAGCCAAAAGGACCAGAGAACGAACGTGCATACCGGATCTGTCCAAATATGA TGAGACAGTAGGGTTTCATATTAAGGTTAAAGCATACTTTGATGGGACACCATTTGCGAACTGTACACTGTTGAAGGACCCAAAACAAAGTCTGGCCTGTATGAATGTTCCTCCATGTGACACATAG
- the LOC129830134 gene encoding rho-related GTP-binding protein RhoA-C-like: protein MAAIRKKLVIVGDGACGKTCLLIVFSKDQFPEVYVPTVFENYVADIEVDSKQVELALWDTAGQEDYDRLRPLSYPDTDVILMCFSIDSPDSLENIPEKWTPEVKHFCPNVPIILVGNKKDLRNDEHTRRELAKMKQEPVKPEEARDMANRINAFGYLECSAKTKDGVREVFEMATRAALQAKKRGKKNACLLL from the exons ATGGCTGCGATCCGTAAGAAACTGGTGATTGTTGGTGATGGTGCTTGTGGAAAGACCTGTCTGCTCatagtcttcagtaaagaccaGTTCCCTGAGGTCTACGTACCTACAGTGTTTGAGAACTATGTGGCAGATATTGAGGTGGACAGTAAGCAG GTGGAACTGGCCCTCTGGGACACAGCTGGACAGGAGGACTATGACAGACTACGGCCTCTCTCTTACCCTGACACTGACGTCATCCTCATGTGCTTTTCCATAGATAGCCCCGACAGCTTGG AGAATATCCCAGAGAAGTGGACCCCTGAAGTAAAACACTTCTGTCCAAATGTACCCATCATTCTTGTGGGTAATAAGAAGGACCTGCGGAATGACGAGCACACACGTCGGGAGCTAGCAAAAATGAAGCAG GAACCAGTGAAGCCAGAAGAGGCCCGGGACATGGCTAACCGCATCAATGCGTTTGGCTACTTGGAGTGCTCAGCCAAGACGAAAGACGGTGTGAGGGAGGTGTTTGAGATGGCCACCAGGGCCGCGCTGCAGGCCAAGAAACGTGGAAAGAAGAATGCCTGCCTCCTGCTATAG
- the LOC129830135 gene encoding NADH dehydrogenase [ubiquinone] 1 beta subcomplex subunit 11, mitochondrial-like, whose product MLARLSRFGPALARSRLNLVCGTRFVSQSPPSGAAGSATVSDLQPSHAKESHGHAEVSAFEKNRDYHGFSQDPVVDEWNMRMAFFFGISMAIVVGGTFIHYLPDHGMRQWARREAERLITQREAAGLPLMEENYYDPSKIVLPGAGEE is encoded by the exons ATGCTCGCCCGGTTGTCACGGTTTGGGCCTGCCTTGGCCCGTTCTCGCCTTAATCTTGTGTGCGGGACTCGGTTCGTATCTCAATCGCCACCATCGGGTGCTGCTGGTTCGGCCACAGTGTCGGATTTGCAGCCTTCACATGCCAAGGAAAGTCATGGACACGCAGAGGTCAGCGCGTTCGAAAAG AATCGAGATTATCATGGGTTCTCTCAGGACCCTGTCGTTGACGAGTGGAACATGAGGATGGCCTTCTTCTTTGGCATCTCTATGGCTATTGTGGTTGGGGGTACCTTCATCCACTATTTACCAGACCATGG TATGAGGCAGTGGGCCAGGAGGGAAGCAGAAAGGTTGATCACACAGAGGGAGGCTGCAGGCCTTCCTCTAATGGAGGAGAACTACTATGACCCAAGCAAGATTGTGCTACCAGGAGCCGGAGAAGAGTAG
- the tpk2 gene encoding thiamin pyrophosphokinase 2 isoform X2, translating into MLEIMTTWSEKMLQVLRRMNNFYSPGSSRTTCLRFEVGGEQVGWVSSKVASILSTFPEVFNPPQGGAITLCQNLDSYGRRSEAVDSVLQSLRREGLLTVLKGWRDEKYEVMPRFCDTPLMCMERSATSLFGVKRYGVHINGYCQDEHGELRMWVGRRSMTKQTYPGKLDNLAAGGLAAGISVKNTLIKECEEEACIPKDIAETARPVSTVSYTYEDEEGVFPESQFVFDLELPPEFKPKIGDGEVQDFYLYSMDKVKELLISDDFKPNCAMVVLDFLIRHSYIQPDTEPYYQEFVAGLHHTL; encoded by the exons ATGCTCGAAATCATGACTACCTGGTCGGAAAAAATGCTCCAGGTGCTTCGCCGAATGAATAACTTTTATTCGCCAG GCTCCAGTCGAACCACATGCCTTCGGTTTGAGGTGGGAGGAGAGCAAGTTGGGTGGGTGTCTTCCAAAGTGGCGTCCATTTTGAGTACATTTCCAGAGGTCTTCAATCCACCACAAGGTGGCGCTATTACTCTGTGCCAAAATCTTGACTCCtatgggaggaggtcagaggctGTAGATTCTGTTCTTCAGTCACTTAGGAGGGAAGGCTTGTTGACTGTCTTgaaaggatggagagatgag AAGTATGAAGTAATGCCCAGATTCTGCGACACTCCACTAATGTGTATGGAGAGATCTGCCACAA GCCTTTTTGGAGTGAAACGATATGGAGTCCATATTAATGGGTACTGCCAGGATGAACATGGGGAACTCAGGATGTGGGTGGGACGACGATCCATGACCAAGCAGACCTACCCTGGAAAACTGGACAACCTG GCAGCTGGGGGACTAGCAGCAGGTATCAGTGTGAAAAACACCCTGATCAAGGAGTGTGAGGAAGAGGCCTGCATCCCAAAAGATATAGCAGAGACTGCCCGCCCCGTGAGCACAGTGAG CTATACCTATGAGGATGAGGAAGGGGTGTTTCCTGAAAGCCAGTTTGTGTTCGACTTGGAGCTACCTCCTGAGTTCAAGCCTAAGATAGGGGATGGGGAGGTGCAAGATTTCTACCTCTACTCCATGGACAAG GTGAAAGAACTGCTGATCAGTGACGACTTCAAGCCCAACTGTGCCATGGTGGTCCTAGACTTCCTCATCAGACATTCCTACATACAGCCTGACACAG AGCCCTATTACCAGGAGTTTGTTGCTGGACTCCACCACACTTTGTAA